One Halorientalis litorea DNA segment encodes these proteins:
- a CDS encoding DUF7854 family protein has product MDRISALRNVEEALAEFEAGETDFSGLERRVRGVLRTYATEFEGELAAYRVTSDGQAAGMVVMAAGEQAARERVRSLVDAHDVAVERVTTTEDG; this is encoded by the coding sequence ATGGACCGGATATCGGCACTGCGGAACGTCGAGGAGGCCCTCGCGGAGTTCGAGGCGGGCGAGACGGATTTCTCGGGACTCGAACGCCGCGTCCGGGGGGTGTTGCGGACGTACGCGACGGAGTTCGAGGGGGAGCTGGCGGCCTACCGTGTGACGAGCGACGGCCAGGCCGCGGGGATGGTCGTGATGGCGGCGGGTGAGCAGGCGGCCCGCGAGCGCGTGCGGTCGCTGGTCGACGCCCACGACGTGGCGGTCGAACGGGTCACGACCACTGAGGACGGCTAG
- a CDS encoding DUF7855 family protein, which translates to MLLVVTYSRAARRSLRNACRTHEDCVVRRFGRAVLLEASVFGAFLALRLRADHGGDVQVERTRPLNEFEDIPEEVREAATAYADRDHPSTPYAKFAAGTDHPDPDAMKAREL; encoded by the coding sequence GTGCTGTTGGTCGTAACTTACTCCCGCGCGGCACGGCGGTCGTTGCGGAACGCGTGCCGAACTCACGAGGACTGTGTCGTCCGGCGGTTCGGGCGTGCGGTCCTGCTCGAAGCGTCCGTGTTCGGTGCCTTCCTCGCGCTCCGACTGCGGGCGGACCACGGCGGCGACGTGCAGGTGGAACGGACGCGGCCGCTCAACGAGTTCGAGGACATCCCCGAGGAGGTGCGCGAGGCGGCGACGGCCTACGCCGACCGAGACCACCCGAGTACGCCCTACGCCAAGTTCGCGGCGGGAACCGACCACCCGGACCCGGACGCGATGAAAGCCCGCGAGCTATGA
- a CDS encoding DUF835 domain-containing protein → MTDITEQLGGATTIMLGASSMNNEADDVCVDLLSQGDPETTSVLWVTFTRQAAQCLESWRDEHEADPGEFGVVVVGETPGIGAGEELDSAVVETISTPSDLTGIGITITEFVSGRSGEIVVCFDSLTALLQYVDLETAYEFLHALTGQLYSAGAVSHFHVDPSAHDEQTLDTLRSLFDAEVNLSGSDVSIRTRYPLDDD, encoded by the coding sequence ATGACAGATATCACGGAGCAACTGGGTGGTGCGACGACGATTATGCTGGGGGCGTCCTCGATGAACAACGAGGCAGACGACGTGTGTGTCGACCTCCTCTCGCAGGGCGACCCGGAGACGACGAGCGTGCTGTGGGTCACGTTCACGAGACAGGCCGCGCAGTGTCTCGAATCGTGGCGGGACGAACACGAGGCCGACCCGGGGGAGTTCGGCGTCGTCGTCGTCGGAGAGACACCCGGAATCGGTGCGGGTGAGGAGTTAGACTCCGCGGTCGTCGAGACGATATCGACGCCCTCGGACCTCACCGGTATCGGCATCACGATTACGGAGTTCGTCTCGGGACGGAGCGGCGAGATAGTGGTCTGTTTCGACTCGCTGACCGCGCTCCTGCAGTACGTCGACCTCGAAACCGCCTACGAGTTCCTCCACGCCCTGACCGGCCAACTGTACAGTGCCGGGGCGGTGTCCCACTTCCACGTCGACCCGAGCGCGCACGACGAGCAGACGCTCGACACCCTCCGCTCGCTGTTCGACGCGGAAGTGAACCTCTCCGGGAGCGACGTGTCGATACGGACCCGGTACCCCCTCGACGACGACTGA